A genomic window from Rhizobium sp. 007 includes:
- a CDS encoding neutral zinc metallopeptidase, whose translation MEWKGRRQSDNVEDRRGDATGGGFGRNPFGRNGGFSFPTGGGVGRRGGGLSIGTIIFLVVIYLIFKAMGIDLMQVLDGGMTGGSGYEQSQSEGTSTPADDEMTAFMRTVLAETEDTWQGIFQAQGRDYEEPTLVLFAEATRSACGFASAASGPFYCPGDHKVYLDTAFFQELERKFGASGDFAEAYVVAHEVGHHVQNLLGILPKFNEARQRMSEAEANKMSVRVELQADCFAGIWGKYTEQKGMLDAGDLEEALNAAQQIGDDTLQKRSQGYVVPESFNHGTSDQRMRWFKRGFDSGQLAACDTFSGPV comes from the coding sequence ATGGAATGGAAGGGGCGCCGCCAGTCGGACAATGTCGAGGATCGCCGCGGTGATGCGACAGGTGGCGGGTTCGGCCGTAATCCGTTCGGCCGCAACGGCGGCTTCAGCTTTCCAACCGGCGGCGGTGTGGGACGCAGGGGCGGCGGGCTTTCGATCGGCACGATCATCTTCCTCGTTGTCATCTATCTGATCTTCAAGGCGATGGGCATCGACCTGATGCAGGTGTTGGATGGCGGCATGACGGGCGGCTCCGGCTACGAGCAGAGCCAATCGGAAGGCACTAGCACGCCCGCCGATGACGAGATGACCGCATTCATGCGTACCGTGCTGGCCGAAACCGAGGACACCTGGCAGGGCATCTTCCAGGCTCAGGGCAGGGATTATGAGGAGCCAACACTGGTGCTCTTTGCGGAGGCTACGCGATCGGCCTGCGGTTTCGCATCCGCCGCCAGCGGACCGTTCTATTGCCCCGGCGATCACAAGGTCTATCTCGACACCGCGTTCTTCCAGGAGCTCGAGAGAAAATTTGGCGCCTCCGGCGACTTCGCCGAAGCCTACGTCGTCGCCCATGAAGTCGGCCACCACGTCCAGAACCTGCTCGGCATCCTGCCGAAGTTCAACGAGGCGCGCCAGCGCATGAGCGAAGCCGAGGCCAACAAGATGTCGGTGCGTGTCGAGCTGCAGGCCGATTGCTTTGCAGGCATCTGGGGGAAATATACCGAGCAGAAAGGCATGCTCGATGCCGGAGACCTTGAAGAGGCGCTGAACGCCGCTCAGCAGATCGGCGACGACACGCTGCAGAAGCGCAGCCAGGGCTATGTCGTGCCGGAAAGCTTCAATCACGGCACGTCGGACCAGCGCATGCGCTGGTTCAAGCGAGGCTTCGACAGCGGCCAGCTCGCCGCCTGCGATACGTTCTCCGGCCCGGTTTGA
- a CDS encoding aldo/keto reductase — MHTYRLAKTGPEVSAIGLGCMGMSGMYGPSDREEGIATIHAALDAGVNLLDTGDFYGMGHNEMLIGEALKGRKRENVVISVKTGALRDPQGTWLGYDCRPAALKNFVAYSLQRLGVDYIDIYRPARLDPNVPIEETVGAIADMIKAGYVRHVGLSEVGADTIRRAAAVHPIVDVQIEYSLISRGIEDAILPTCRELGISITAYGVLSRGLISGHWQKGQESGKGDFRGYSPRFQEGNVDQNLALVEELRKIAEAKRVSVAQIAIAWVAAQGKDIIPLVGARRRDRLTEALGSRAVELSADDMGTIERAVPKDAAAGARYPDAQLQHMDSEK; from the coding sequence ATGCACACCTATCGTTTGGCAAAGACCGGGCCCGAAGTTTCCGCCATCGGCCTCGGTTGCATGGGTATGTCGGGCATGTATGGCCCTTCGGATCGCGAAGAGGGCATCGCCACCATCCATGCCGCGCTGGATGCCGGCGTCAACCTGCTGGATACGGGAGATTTCTACGGCATGGGCCATAACGAGATGCTGATCGGCGAAGCGCTGAAGGGCCGCAAACGCGAGAATGTCGTGATCAGCGTCAAGACCGGAGCGCTCCGCGATCCGCAGGGCACGTGGCTCGGCTACGATTGCCGGCCGGCGGCGCTCAAGAACTTCGTCGCCTACTCGCTGCAGCGTCTCGGTGTCGACTACATCGACATCTACCGCCCTGCCCGCCTCGACCCGAACGTGCCGATCGAAGAGACCGTCGGCGCGATCGCCGACATGATCAAGGCCGGTTATGTCCGGCATGTCGGCCTTTCCGAAGTCGGCGCCGACACGATCCGCAGGGCGGCGGCCGTTCATCCGATCGTCGATGTTCAGATCGAATATTCACTGATTTCCCGCGGCATCGAAGATGCAATTCTGCCCACCTGCCGCGAACTCGGCATCTCGATCACCGCTTACGGCGTGCTCTCGCGCGGCTTGATCAGCGGCCACTGGCAGAAGGGCCAGGAATCGGGCAAAGGCGATTTTCGCGGCTACAGCCCCCGTTTCCAGGAAGGTAATGTCGACCAGAATCTGGCGCTCGTCGAAGAACTCCGCAAGATCGCCGAGGCAAAGCGGGTTTCAGTCGCCCAGATCGCAATCGCCTGGGTTGCCGCACAGGGCAAGGACATTATCCCGCTCGTCGGCGCCCGCCGCCGCGACCGGCTGACGGAAGCGCTCGGCTCAAGAGCCGTCGAGCTTTCTGCAGATGATATGGGCACCATCGAACGCGCCGTGCCGAAGGATGCGGCGGCAGGTGCGCGCTACCCGGATGCGCAATTGCAGCATATGGACAGCGAAAAATAG
- a CDS encoding LysR family transcriptional regulator — MTLPLSDLAAFAAIARERNFRTAARKRGVSPSSLSASLRSSNSGSACVSSTATTRSMTPTQAGERPGAPRVGAWRLFRHSVKAAHVSTGSSRATAKRW, encoded by the coding sequence ATGACTTTGCCTCTCAGTGATCTGGCTGCCTTTGCCGCCATTGCAAGGGAACGGAACTTTCGCACGGCAGCCCGCAAACGCGGTGTGTCGCCATCTTCGCTTAGCGCATCTCTCCGTAGCTCGAACAGCGGCTCGGCGTGCGTTTCCTCAACCGCCACGACCCGCAGCATGACGCCGACCCAAGCAGGCGAAAGGCCAGGAGCGCCTCGTGTCGGCGCTTGGCGATTGTTTCGGCACTCGGTCAAAGCGGCGCACGTCTCGACTGGGAGTTCGAGAGCGACGGCGAAACGCTGGTGA